GCGGTCTGGCGATCCTGGTGATCATGCGCGCCCTCGGCGAAATGGCCGTGCACAACCCGGTCGCCGGCTCTTTCAGCCGTTACGCCCAAGACTACCTCGGGCCATTGGCCGGCTTCCTCACCGGTTGGAATTACTGGTTCCTGTGGCTGGTGACCTGCGTTGCCGAAATCACCGCAGTGGCCGTTTACATGGGCGTCTGGTTCCCCGACGTGCCGCGCTGGATCTGGGCGCTGTCGGCGCTGGTCAGCATGGGCACGATCAACCTGATCGCGGTCAAAGCCTTCGGTGAATTCGAATTCTGGTTCGCCCTGATCAAGATCGTCACCATCATCGCCATGGTCATCGGCGGCATCGGCGTGATCGCCTTCGGTTTCGGCAACGATGGTGTGGCGCTCGGCGTCTCCAACCTTTGGGCCCACGGCGGCTTCATGCCGAACGGCGTGCAAGGCGTGTTGATGTCACTGCAAATGGTCATGTTCGCCTACCTCGGCGTCGAGATGATCGGCCTGACTGCCGGCGAAGCGAAAAACCCGCAGAAAACCATTCCCAACGCAATCGGCTCGGTGTTCTGGCGGATCCTGCTGTTCTACGTCGGCGCGCTGTTCGTGATCCTGTCGATCTACCCGTGGAACGAAATCGGCACCCAGGGCAGCCCGTTTGTCATGACCTTCGAGCGTCTGGGGATCAAAACTGCCGCTGGCATCATCAACTTCGTGGTGATCACCGCAGCGCTGTCGTCGTGCAACGGCGGCAT
The window above is part of the Pseudomonas prosekii genome. Proteins encoded here:
- a CDS encoding amino acid permease, with product MPAGNHLPQGETAQGGPLKRELGERHIRLMALGACIGVGLFLGSAKAIEMAGPAIMLSYIIGGLAILVIMRALGEMAVHNPVAGSFSRYAQDYLGPLAGFLTGWNYWFLWLVTCVAEITAVAVYMGVWFPDVPRWIWALSALVSMGTINLIAVKAFGEFEFWFALIKIVTIIAMVIGGIGVIAFGFGNDGVALGVSNLWAHGGFMPNGVQGVLMSLQMVMFAYLGVEMIGLTAGEAKNPQKTIPNAIGSVFWRILLFYVGALFVILSIYPWNEIGTQGSPFVMTFERLGIKTAAGIINFVVITAALSSCNGGIFSTGRMLYSLAQNGQAPAGFATTSSNGVPRRALLLSIAALLVGVLLNYLVPEKVFVWVTAIATFGAIWTWVMILLAQLKFRKGLSASERAGLKYKMWLYPVSSYLALAFLVLVVGLMAYFPDTRVALYVGPAFLVLLTVLFYVFKLQPTNVTQGAVRSAS